TTGAACTAACATAAGTTGTATATACGTTGTTTGATCCAGTGCAACATCCAACAGCATTTTAGATCGAGCTATTGATTCGGAGGAGGCTCAGCATAAGGATTTTTTTAGACTGGTTAGAAAGCACCCCTATAATTTTTGGATATTCTTGCGAGATATTCAAGCATTTCTTACTGATATCTAGTTTCAATCTTAAAATGCAGGAGCATGTTGAAGGATATCACGAGTTAtcagcaaaaacaaaaattttcttttctactgcAGTTGCAAAATGGGATGCTGAGTTCTATGTCAAGGTGGATGATGATGTCCATGTTAATCTTGGTTGGTTTTCCATCTCTTTTCTTTATCTTAAACATTTTATCACACCatcataataataaagaaaaaattcgGTTGTTTTGTATGATGAATTTCTTATGCTTATTTTCTCATAGGTATGCTAGCTACTACCCTTGGCCGTCACCGTTCCAAGCCCCGAGTCTATATAGGGTGCATGAAATCTGGACCAGTTCTTTCTAGCAAGTAATTTTCCCCATGACCTTTTTATTGTTCATAatattactttttcaatttgCTTTGCTCCCTCCTGCAAATTTGTTATATAACTTCTGTTCCTTTCCTTTATGTTCATTAGGAATGTTAAGTACCATGAACCAGAGTACTGGAAATTTGGAGAAGAGGGTAACAAATACTTCCGGCATGCAACTGGTCAGATATATGCAATTTCAAAGGAGCTAGCAACATACATCTCCATAAACCAGTAAGATCTTTGATTTTTGTCTTGGACTAGCCTGTTCTTTGTTTATATTTACTTTGCCAATTGAGGGTtctgatttaattttcatagtCCTTTTATTTGTGCCCATTTGGCAATGCCTGGCAATCATCCCCTTGACTTAAGTTTTCTCTCtgtcttcaatttttctttcagTTTATTTAATTAGCCCTTGTTTATCACTTTAAGCATAGAGTTAATCTTTTGTAATCTTGCATAAGTCCATTAAAATTCCCAAGCTTATTAAAATGCTGGTCAAATTTATATCCTTTACTCTTCCGGTTTCTGTCCCTgataataatcttttaaaagaggTATCGCTAATATGCCGAGTGATTCTGAATGATTGCAGGCCTATATTGCATAAGTATGCTAATGAAGATGTGTCCCTCGGGGCATGGTTTATTGGCCTTGAGGTTGAGCACATAGATGATAGGAATATGTGCTGTGGGACTCCTCCAGGTAATGCTTTAAATCTTGTGTCAAACTACATATCTACATGCCAAAAACTCTTACCTCAATCCTAAATCTCAATTAATGCTTAATACGATAATTTCATTTGGATTTAGTCAAAGCTTAACGCTCTTTGCTATTTCGGTCTTCTTCCTGTTTTAACTCTTTGTTTGTTTCCTGTTCCACAGATTGTGAGTGGAAGGCACAAGCAGGTAATGTCTGTGTTGCATCTTTCGACTGGAGCTGCAGTGGAATCTGCAAATCTGTTGAGAAGCTCAAAACCGTTCACAAAAGGTGTGGTGAAGGAGATGATGCGGTTTGGAACACTTTACTCTAAATTAGTTCGGATACTAAGCTTTTCTTGTTGTAAACAAGATCAAACATTCGTGGTTTGATGATCGAGAAAGCAGATTTCGTCCAGCGAAGTAGGAGAAAAACATTGCATCTGGTTTCAATACATATCTGCAAACCCATCTCCAACAACATTTGCAGGAAATCGTATTGGAAAGAAATGGAGATTAAAGATAGAAATCACTTTTTTTAATCAGAAAAGCATATTATGATAGTAGCATTTCAACGTATATTCccattcttttcatttttgggttTGATAGGAGAGATGATTGTATTTATACTTTAGAATTATTAAGGTAATGTTGTAATTTTAAGAGGTGCAAAAATGGTGGTCCAAACTCCAAAAGGAAAACCCTAATGTATGTGGTTATATTTATAGAGAAAGGTTTGTAAAATAGGCTGCAAGTGATATGCTGATCTTGCAATGTTACACGCTTGTTATTTATATGGAAGGCAGACAGTTGAGAACTTTACATCAttgtatcaataattttttttctaattgtaTGTGccatttttgtgtgtgtgtttagTCCCATATAGGGTTTTTTCTAggagttaaattatatttggtcttttctgttaaaaatatagataaattagttttattattgaaaactGGTGTAGTTAATGGAATAACTAAATAGAGACGTACCACGCATATGTTATGCTgatgtataaggactaaattttaacagaaaaattgatttttttatctaatatacagagattaatttgttcattttttgagtaaagagaGTAAATGATAATCTAAACCTTACTACAtgattttcgtatttttatctcattttcagtaaaaagagaaaaattacaATTGAGAGCATCAAGAATACATCGTACCTAATCATTCGAGATAATCCAAGTTTAATATTTAGAGCCTAAGTTATAAGTGCATTCAAATAATGTACtgtccaaaaaaaaattgttctctttttttctccaaaccgtttgttttttttttgtctagtGGTAGGGCCAACCTCCAGTCGGGTGGCAGCTGCCTTTTTGTCCTTCCCACCAacgtctctctctctctttgcaAGTTGTGATGGACAAATGATGGTGACTATCATCATTAGAATTTCATTGGCCACCAACAATTTCTCTTGAAAAGTGGGTGGTGCTTTATCGacttcttaatttaattttgttttgaaagtattttagaataataaattatttcacgaGTTGGTTTGGTCccattgttgacaccatttttttgataaaacgatgtcgacttggattttgaaaataaaacgaaaatgggagtcaccaccaatcttttttgatgaggtgtgatcgggtcacctcgtaaaacgattgtttttaataaacagtttagatttatcaaaacaatgcttttggtctgcgaaattcaaagaaacaggttcgggagtcggttgcgtacgaggaaggattagcacccttgtaacggccaaaaattggtacctagttaattaattagtgtcttaatgtcgaagattgaaaactttgaagagttttaaaaaatacgatccttaaaaaaaatttgaataacatggattgaaatttaagattctCTTGTTCTGAAGGAATATCACACCCAGCATGTTAGGATACGATATTTTAAACCCTCGAAACCAAGGTCACCTTATGGTTTCAGAAACCTATACTTTGAagttttaagaggatatttggctatttggttgaatgagaaatcgaaacccagcacgttagggcacgttttctcgaatttccaaacacaaaatagtcttatttagaaattcttttttgaaactttaaaggatattttgctatttaggtttaacgagaaaatcgaaaccccgtaagttagagTACGATTTCTCGGATCTCCAaaacgcgaaatattgccttaattaaaaatttcttctttttttaaaaagaattttaacgaATACGATACCTAAACGatgtatattttgtttatttaggGGTAACATAAAACGGTTTATTATGGGTATATAAAACACATTAAGTGCCACTTTTGAAATGATGGAATGATCGGATGCTAATATAGAACATGGaatgataatttatgaataaaatgttacaTTAATGAATgacaaatatacaaaaatacgAATGAACAAATTATAGCACCCACGATAATAAGCACacaacatataattttaataccaACATTAGTAatcaaaggaaaacaaaagataatgtatgaaacaatttaaagtgaataataatttaaaataaacgaTTTATAAGAACAATAGATAATAAAAGttccaaataatcaatatataagaaaattgaCAATTTGAAagacatattcatatatatgtataatagtttacaataaacaaaaatttgaaataaataatatgtaaaacaatttaaaataaataatatataaaacttaaaattaatgatgataaaagggattttattttttaaaataaataaataaattaattaattaattaaatgggcCTAGGACGAAATCGAATTTGGATGAAAAAACTTAGGTcaaaattgcaaataaaataaaggttaCCAGGGACCAAAATAGAGCGCGTTGAAAGTTCCAAGGAGCAGATGAGCAAATATCACAGGCCCCTTGTAATAGcctgaatttttagtggtgtcggaatggtgattcgagatcactaaatctgacaaacgagtagaaaatattataaatttagtaagtataagttaaatgtgaagttaggaaaatttttgaaatagtgaatagtgtactaggaataaatattaaaataattaaaataaaaaaaacgaggtatcgagacctcaaagattttaaaccgagccataaatatttttagaaatatttatagagtgtcattgagttggtattaaagtttcagttagaaaattttaacgtttggatagttaattaactaaaaggactaaattgggaatagtgtaaaatttgttaaattgtgattaaatagcttaagtgactaaagtGGAGGGATTTAAAGGCtattaggcccaaattatatgggctggacggttgggtaAGAAAAATCAGCAGAATGTAAGGAGAAacagggcaaaattggaaacttaacaaattaaacatttaaaacaaagacaaaagtgaaaaatctagagatctcttcacaatttatcagcaaaaacgccataggaggtctggaataagctggtttttcatatttttgaatcatgtaagtttaattcttgattatttcttctaattttgtgattttgatacttttacaattaggtccaactaattatttcattagtttttgattccatggctgattttgaaagttaccattgattagtgttggatttttatgatgaataaacatgaaattgaagctttaattttgttatatgatgattttattaagtaattttgatagaaattgattttagggacctaattgtgaaaagttgggaattaagatttggtgttgcggttttgagtatgaaaggctatgtagtagtctaaaatagttggaaaaggtgttaattgagaaaaattagatcaattgaggggttaattgagtagggatcaaattgtaaaactgtaaagtttggggtaaaagtgtaacttcgaaaattaaagggcataaattgtgaaatgaattagaattgaattaaatgctgatgaatgaataaatttgcattttagatcgagaactcaaacaagtcgaggaaaagaaaaagtagccgATTAGTCCcgaacttttacaaattcgCAAATCGATccgtaagttcatatggctgaaatttaatgattaaatgttaatttcatgaattatacaatgtatggtgaaatgtatttattgttgaaatgagaataaaataaaatgtgaaaatcgaataaatgatcaaattaagtggaacgtcggatttgagtacttcgatcaagtgacaaagtgataagtggtagttttagctacacttatctgatcaagaaacaaagtgataagtggttacacttatccgatcaagaaacaaagtgataagtggctacacttatcgatcaagtgataaagtgataagtggtagcttcacTACACTTATCTCGATCAAtggtaaagtgataagtggt
This genomic stretch from Gossypium raimondii isolate GPD5lz chromosome 6, ASM2569854v1, whole genome shotgun sequence harbors:
- the LOC105773820 gene encoding beta-1,3-galactosyltransferase 7 isoform X1, with amino-acid sequence MKPQRSPKKISLNWIPFICLSFFTLGILFSNRLWVPPESNGQLLSQRRREQELQIVSGDCDTKKTPGQDNDVMGEVLKTHEAIQPYRSLDKSVAMLEMQLAASRSSQEMDNGEASKVVSTLTRDGPPRKKVFMVIGINTAFSSRRRRDSVRETWMPQGEKLIQLEREKGIVIRFMIGHSATSNSILDRAIDSEEAQHKDFFRLEHVEGYHELSAKTKIFFSTAVAKWDAEFYVKVDDDVHVNLGMLATTLGRHRSKPRVYIGCMKSGPVLSSKNVKYHEPEYWKFGEEGNKYFRHATGQIYAISKELATYISINQPILHKYANEDVSLGAWFIGLEVEHIDDRNMCCGTPPDCEWKAQAGNVCVASFDWSCSGICKSVEKLKTVHKRCGEGDDAVWNTLL
- the LOC105773820 gene encoding beta-1,3-galactosyltransferase 7 isoform X2; protein product: MKPQRSPKKISLNWIPFICLSFFTLGILFSNRLWVPPESNGQLLSQRRREQELQIVSGDCDTKKTPGQDNDVMGEVLKTHEAIQSLDKSVAMLEMQLAASRSSQEMDNGEASKVVSTLTRDGPPRKKVFMVIGINTAFSSRRRRDSVRETWMPQGEKLIQLEREKGIVIRFMIGHSATSNSILDRAIDSEEAQHKDFFRLEHVEGYHELSAKTKIFFSTAVAKWDAEFYVKVDDDVHVNLGMLATTLGRHRSKPRVYIGCMKSGPVLSSKNVKYHEPEYWKFGEEGNKYFRHATGQIYAISKELATYISINQPILHKYANEDVSLGAWFIGLEVEHIDDRNMCCGTPPDCEWKAQAGNVCVASFDWSCSGICKSVEKLKTVHKRCGEGDDAVWNTLL